A segment of the Labrus mixtus chromosome 15, fLabMix1.1, whole genome shotgun sequence genome:
TCTCTGTAATCTTAGCCCTTCAGATAAATATATTCATCTGTATCCCCTCCGTCCTCGCTCTGCTGTTTCTGCAGGTGTTGGGATGGACTGCTGTGTGATCCCTCTGAGGCATGGAGGACTCTCTCTCGTGCAGACCACCGACTTCTTCTACCCCCTGGTGGAAGACCCCTACATGATGGTGAGACACTGacagctgtttctctctgtgaaacacacacacacacacacacacacacggcccgCTGCTGTTAGCCAGGAGAAGtgaggttgtccaaacacagagACGTGAGAGGGGATGAACTCGTCCTCGTACAGTGAACGTGGGCGGGTCTAGATCACACCACACATGGAGAGTTTGATGAAAATAGTTTAGGAGCGTGAATATTAAAAATATACTGCTGACATTTACTGACCTCATAGACAACGCGACTGCATTATCGTGATCTGTACGTCTAAATTGTTCCGTTTTATACGTTTTTCTTTGAACCGTGATGACAGTAAATCACTTCCATATAAATACCGATGATGTCTGTATGCTCGTAGCAAAGCTAACAAGCTAGCCTGGCCTCTCGTAGCCAGACAGAATAATCGATAGCAGAAAGAGTGAGATCCCGCCTGGACCCATCATAGAAACCGTCACCTTGaggaaatactttttatttataatctCTTGATATCAACACGGCATTAACCATTTCTACTGTCATACATGTGATTGGTGAAGTCGTCGACTGTTCAGGACGATCTACAGTCAGCCTGAAGGATGATCAGGATGCAGAAAAATTTGATCCCTGCTTGAATATCCTCCTGAAATACGAACTTTTTCCCCCTAAAATtaactctctccctctttctctcgctctctctctctctctgtctctccctctttccctctctctctcgccctttctctctctctctctctcagggcaGGATAGCATGTGCTAACGTCCTCAGCGACCTCTATGCGATGGGCATCACAGAGTGCGACAACATGCTGATGCTGCTGAGTGTCAGCCAGAAGATGAACGAGAAGGTAACACGATGACATCAACACCGCTTTGTTGACTTTACGTCTTTTTTAACCTCGAAACATCCAAAACATTCTGCATGTAACAGTTGAGCGCCTTTGCCCGTGTGGCGTccgtttgtttgtgttgttgttattgttttatgtgtttgtgacGCAGGACCGTGAGCGCGTGATGCCGTTGATAATTCGTGGGTTTCGGGATGCGGCGGAGGAGGGCGGGACTTCAGTGACGGGCGGTCAGACGGTGATCAACCCGTGGATCATCGTGGGAGGAGTGGCGTCGGTCGTCTGTCAGCCCAACGAGTTCATCATGTGAGTCTGAGAGGATGAAACCGGTCTACATGTGAAGTGTTGAGGTCAGCTTGAGATTTCCCAGAATGCTTTTCATCAGAGTGTGTTCGTCCTGGTTATTTCAGCGAGCAGCGTGTGGAGATAATTATATCTTGCTCAGTGACGGCGTGTTGTTGGTGACGGCGGCATCAACACAAACCTTCACGTCCCTGTGACCCTCTGCTCGTCTCACTCTGACCACGGCCTCATTTATAACCGCTATAGAAAGATAACCATTTGATCAGATCCCTTTTTTAAACGTGCAGTAATTCTTCATCCTGATTAAAATCATTCTGACAAGAGATTCACGCCTAACGGGGACACTGAGGGCGGTTTCACATCAGGGACCCGCCCCCCGGATCTGAGTACGCTTGACCCCCAATGtgcggttcatttgatcagtgtgaacacaatcgtgctcaaacaaggaagtggaccgctttATGACGTCATCCTAAACGGCTCCTGTAGCTTGAAAAAAATCGCTCCCTAGAGACGCTTATTCGTGTTTGATAAACAGGATGTGGATTTTACTTCATATGGGACCTTTGAATTTAAATCTGATTCACATGTTAACCAGGTGAATTGCTGTATTTTGAAGCTGGTTAACCTGCTTGTTTTCACATTAACGGCTTTGTTTCAGGCCGGACGGCGCCGTGCCGGGTGACGTGCTGGTCCTGACTAAACCTCTGGGGACGCAGGTCGCCGTGAACGCTCACCAGTGGCTCGATCAGGTCGACTCCGCTCACATCGACATCATTTAAAGTTCCATTTATTCTGAATATTTCAGCACttattgtctctgttttttattgaacaGCCCGAAAGGTGGAACAAGATCAAGCTGGTCATCACcaaagaggaagtgaaggaggCCTATCAGGAAGCCATGTTCTCCATGGCAACGCTAAACCGCACGGGTACGCTCTGACGTCTCTGTCCTGGGTCCTCTCTTGAACTGCTCTCTCcgtccagtttgaatgttttttttgactCTTTCTTCTTCGCGTGTTTTGTCCCCAGCGGCCGGCCTGATGCACAAGTTCCAGGCGCACGCCGCCACAGATGTGACGGGTTTCGGGTTGTTGGGACACGCCAACAACCTGGCAGCACAGCAACGTAACGAGGTGGCCTTCGTTATCCACAACCTGCCAATCTTAGCCAAGATGGCGGCCATCAGCAAGGCCTGCGGGAACCTGTTCAACCTGGTTCAGGGAACGTCAGCAGAGACTTCAGGTACACACACCATCAGATCCAGATGTTTCTGAGAGGCGTGTTGAGAGTCatctgacttcctgttgtgCTGAAGATGAACAACCATTTTACTCGCCTCTATCTCGCTCTCTAACATGCACGGCTCACGTTCACTCCCCACGTCTACGCCGTCaaaaggggcgctggtggtgcagtggttagtgcacgcgccccatgtattgaggccatggtcctccaagcgggcggcccaggttcaaatccagcctgtggctcctttcctgcatgttgctccccattctctctctccctgattccgactctatcctctgtcctatctctccattaaagtcacaaaaagcccccaaaaaataaatcttacatcTTACATCGTCAAATCGTCCCGCCTgtcgtcctccatgtttgtttcctctgacGTCTTGTGTGATGGTGAGAGATTCAGTGAGATCTCCAGAGTTCAGAGTCAGgattctgtgagtgtgtttgagtctgaTCGTTCTTCACACACTACAACAACCTTTCCCAAACTTTCCCCAAGAGGGGTCGCGAGTAAAATTCCTAAATTTGACTAAATGACTAATTATTATTCTTGATTAAAATAGAATAGATTAAAATACGCCCTCTGACTCGACCTCCCGctggggagcgagagagagagcgttacCGTGTGTCCATGAATGAAtgactttgacctttgacctttgaccttttgttCTGACTAAAGTTTTAAAGATAAATTCATGATGACCTCGTTTCTCCGTCTCCAGGAGGTCTGCTGGTGTGTTTACCCAGAGAGCAGGCGGCAAAGTTCTGCTCGGAGATGAAGAGTCAGAGCGGCAACGCCGGAGGTCAGGGGCCGGCGGGCGGAGCCTGGATCATCGGGATCGTAGAAAAAGGCGACCGACGCGCTCGCATCATCGACAAGCCTCGCATCATCGAGGTTCCTCCACGGGGAAGTCAGGCGGCCAATCAGGACAACAACAGCCCGGCTCCGAGCCCCAACCTGTCAtagaccgtgtgtgtgtgcgcgcgtgcgtgtgtgtgtgcgtgtgtgtgtctatgtgtgtgtgcgctgatGTTGCTGATCAGAACGACCTCTTTATCGGCTGTGAATGAACTTCGATATGATTATTTATCCAACAAGACAAATTTCAACAATTAATGAATTAAATTGAAATTCAGGGTTTTGTGTTACTAACCGAcctcctccctttttttatttagaccCGCCCTCTGTTtgaatccaaacaaacacatgactttaatttattaaaatgtgaaaaggtTATTCCAACTTCTCCAAACAAACATTCCAGAAGCTTCTTAAAAAGATGACTTGGAGTTTacgggtgtgtgtgcgtgtttgtgcgtgtgtgtgtttgtgtgtgtgtgtgtgttttatcattGACGGGGTGCTGTGTGTCAGAGGTGGACGATGTCAACATCTCATGTTGGTGAATGTACCTGATGAAAAGAATCAATCGGTCTTGGCTCCgccctcagagtccagaggaagGCTTGAGCAGCTTCCTCTGGTCCTGCTGGGCGGAGTTCAGACCCTCCATCTTGCGGCTGGTTGGCTGTCCAGCACAAAGTCCCTCCCCCGCTTTTCCTGTGTATGAAGCTCCTCCTTTTAAACCCCAGCCAGTGGGGGCGGGTGGAGCAGATGTTTGCCTTTGGATCGGGGTTGGACTCAGACTGCTGGAGGGCTGTAGCCGTCTCTGTTTGTAGATTTCTGCTTTTCACAATCAATAAAACCATCATCGACTCCGACCGGCGCTCTGTGTGGCTCTTCTGTTTACTTGCAGCGTCTTCATGTGtcatgaaatgtctttaaaggTGTTACTTTTAAATTGAGTCGTCTACATTTTAGAAAGCACTTTGAGACTTGTCTGAGTACTTCATCAAATCTACAACGTCTGATGAGTGTTTTATGAtttgtgccttgctcaagagcacctCAGCactgctcaggaagtgaaccggcacctctccagcaaccagaccaatttccagatttggtctgcactggttcccaacccaagtccccacAGACCAAGCTACTGCCACCCCCATCTAAACATCCAGTGCGTTTTGGTTTTGCTAAAACAAACCGACTTTCAGTATCTCGATCTGTCTCTCATCAGAGCTCACCTGGCTGTACACATCGTGCACAGAAAATTAAAATCTCATTCCggcttttctgtctttgttcacAATAATATATGATGTAGTGTCTATGTGctctaaaatgaatgtttaccTGCAATACAGCAGAAAAAACTATCCCACTATTGATAAAATAATAGTTTTAGCAAAAAGCAGCAGTCTGTGTTTTGAATGTCTGGGGTCCCCAGAGTTTCATGAAGTCGAAGTGGGGTAATGAGCTCAACCAGATTGGGAACTATTAGTTTAATCTAATGAGTAATTTATAATCTGACAATGTGTTTATCTGGGTGATTGTCAGTTTTGTTCCTGTGTTAAGACAAAGTTTAAGATGTGGATTTAAAGATATAAACAAGAGCACTTCATGTCTATCCATGTTTACCTTAGTTTAAAATGAATCATGTCATATTTTAATCTGCAAATATCATAATAATTATCACTGAAGAATGTAAAgaactaaaaacactaaaagggcatttttacatcaaaatataattaaacattgCTCacctaaataataaatacagtgGTTGTTTTTACTCCTGTTTGACAGTTAAGTGGCAGTCATGTAATTCATTCTTCAACCAGCAGAGAGCAGCACATGATTAAATCAGGAGAAAAACGTAGAAGAAGAAATCAGGAAGTGAGCGCGATGTAAACATCCCGGTCACCGGAGTGAAATAAAATCTAACACTTGAGCGTTAAACGGTAAAGATTTTAAACCTTTAGTAATTTAAACGTTATTTTAGACATATAAGCTTTcgagatgtgtgtgtttcagttcatttaatgttcattttaattcatatttGCACGATAAAAGCGATAATTCTTCCCTAAACTGCTTTGTCATATTTGTCACTTgtttcacatttgtttgtttgtttgtgtcattaaTGTGGGAGATCTTGTGTTTAAATAACGTGTGTGTACTTTAATGTGAGAAGcagaattgtgtttttctgctgtgtcAGAGTGCGGCTTGTCTGCGGTCTCTGTGCGGCCTGTCTGCGGGCATCATGCCGTACATGGGCGGTGACGACGCGGTGCGGGAGCTGAGGAGAGCTCTGTCCAATCCAAACGTCCAGTCCGACCCGCTGCGTTACAGAAACACCATCCTCAAAGTCATCAGGTGAGTGACAGCTGACAGACAGGTTGTAGTTCTCCACCAGGTGTGTCTGCAGGGCCGGATTCTTTTGACAGAGGGGCCTCGGGTGATACATATTCTGTAAGGCCCCtgctgagccccccccccccctttgatCTTCTATCAAACTCTACATGTTAAAACTACAGTCAGTCAGAACTGCACTTACTGGAGCTCTCAATAAAAATCATGAAGTATGACGTTATAAAAAGTAACGATATATAATAGTTTAGGGGTGTAAAAATATGACAGTAGTCCTCagtatgaaaaaatatataattgaaTTATACTTCTCAAGTGGAAAACTCTTAAATAGTCATTAGTTTAGCCTGGTGGTAGGGCTTGGTATTGATAAACAGAATTTTTTAGAGCTGGTACCTGATAGGTCAGTTACCAAATGTTCAGTCAATCTTATGTAGAAGCTGTGCTCCGGTGTCCtttcaaaacatttaatgaTGATAAGAAACCGGCTCAGATGTTACCGAGCAGCGGAAAGCAGGCGAGCGGGTCTCAACGGACTGAAGTGATGACGTCATGATGAACTTTGAGCATGAAGCCCGATGTCCCTCTGCAAATATTTGGATTATCagtgaattaaaataaatgctcTGCAAACTCAGgtgtcttttcttttacaaacaGACGTGTGTCTCCTCATTGGCTGCATTATCGAGGGTCACATTTTCCGATCAAGTCATTGGCAGATTAATTCTGTCACTTGATTGAGCCGCATGCCTggtctccatggtaacagcaggtGTGGTTTAATGCCACTGCAAACACTTGGCGAGCACCTGGTGTTCATGTTTACAGAGAAACCTTTAATCACTTTAACCACATCCTGATTTCAGAGCATCGCATCTGAAGGTTAAATATTCTCTTCATCAAAAAAGATCCTttacatcctctctctctctctctctctgtcccaggTCGATGTCTCAGGGCGTCGATGTGTCCGGTCTGTTCAGCGAGATGGTCAAAGCGTGCGCCACCGTCGACATCGTCCAGAAGAAACTGGTCTACGTCTTCCTGTGCTCGTATGCCGCTCTGAACCCGGAGCTGTCTCTGCTGGTCATCAACACGCTGAGGAAGGACTGTCAGGACCCGAACCCGATGGTCCGCAGCCTGGCCCTGAGGAACATGACCAACCTCAGGTGAGCTCATCACACACGTTATCCTCCGTGTCATCGGCCTGTGAGTGCTGGAGTAAAGAAGgtgatgtctctgtgtgtgtcaggttgCCCAGCCTGGTGGAGTACGTGGAGCAGCCGCTGACAGCCGGGCTCAGAGACAGAGCAGCGTGCGTGAGACGAGTCGCCGTCCTCGGCTGGGCCAAACTTTACAACCTCCAACCCACCTCAGAGATCGGTACAGACACAAGTCCATTTCTTTATtactctcttttgtttttttcttctgtctcacACAAATTCACCTTCTTAAAGGTAAGACTCATGACTCATGTCGACCAGACAGAAaactggatcagaaccagaaacctggatcagaaccagactcatgtcgACCAGACAGAAaactggatcagaaccagaaacctggatcagaaccagactcatgtcgaccagacagaaacctggatcagaaccagaaacctggatcagaaccagactcgtgCATCAGAGTCAGAGGATtttctcctccacagacactcaagtttgttttctgaatgagtgttttctttaaatgttccaGATGCTTCCGTGGTGAACGAGCTGTACAGCCTGCTGAGGGACCCCGACCCTGTGGTCATCGTGAACTGTCTGCGGGCCCTGGAGGAGATcctgaaggaggagggaggggtcgCTATCAACAAACCAATCACACACCACCTCCTGAACAGGTAACGACGCCCCGTGATTCATGTTGAATCCTGCTGAGGTTCCTATAAGCGAGCAACTGGAGCGTTTATAAAGTGTTCTGCAGCACCGagcccctctctctgtctctctctcgctctgacCATAATcctttatctgcagacgtttaATCAAATCAGCTCATCCGTTTGCTTCCCGGTTCATTTCCCTGTGAGTGCAGAAATCTTTCCTTTCACAGACTGACTGTGAGCTTCCTGCTATCGACTTTTAAACACTGCTGTCATCCAAACAAACACCTGTGAGGAGTTGTTTGCCGTTAAACTCTTCCCTGACTGTTGCAGATACTTTTGCAAAAAGAAATAGATAAAAGCTTGAGTTTGAATCAGAATCAGTGTGACGTGAAATGGCTTTGTTGTTATAGAAAGCTAATCAACAACTTCAACACATCACAAGAGTTTGGACTTCAGACTCGAGGTCTCGTAACGCTAACTCGCTAACTCGCTAACTACAGGTTAAATTAGAcgccatttctctctctctgctctaactttctcctttttttgaacctgggtcgcccgtTTGGAGTTCCCAGTATGggatattttattgtttttgattcGCCCCAAAAAAGTCGGTTCACTCCTACACTCTGCCgaaattgcacaaatatttttGCAACTTCTAGGTACCGAAATGTtgtcaacatatttgtgcaatctAGAGACAGTGTGCAGAAATGAAGCTGCATTTTCTGATGGAtaccttcctctccttcccacctgtctgtgtgtgtctcctctcaGGCTGAAGGAGTGTGATGTGTGGGGTCAGTGTGACATCCTCAGAGTCCTCCAGCGGTACAAACCTCAGTCAGACGACGAGCTCTTCGACATCCTCTCCCTGCTCGACGCCTCATTGGTAAGCCCCCACCCTCCCGTCATGGCCGCCACCCTCagcctcttcctccacctctgccCCGACCTCCCCGCCGTCAGTCAGGCGGCTTTAGAGCGAGTACGCGGACCCCTGCTGGCAGCCTGTGGCAGCGCGTCCAGAGAGATGAGGTTCACCGCTCTCTGCCACATACAGGTGAGTGAGGAGGATGTTCAGCTTTACTTTCTGTGACAGAGAGACATGCTGCTCAAACACACAACCTGTGGACAAgctttaatggagagacgtcAGGATGAGGGGCTGCAGACAGGGGGCGCGCTGTACTCTGCAGTAACCAgaataattaaaaaactttcatcgtaccaggacttgaaccggtgccCCTTCAAGAAGTGAGCTACTGCTGCAGCATTATTATCATAGAAGCTGCtttgtttgtaaacattcaaactgggcccctcctcctccagaagccctgccccctgcaggacatagtgtgtacgtttactgcttgtacctacactgcaagctaacgcacgctagcacaaccgccggtgtttgtcacccgcctgtccaacaggaagtagaccaactccacgtcctcgggtaaaagacaacacaaggttcaccctcgttttagaacgagctttatccacttggtgtttctcctcactctgattatattttctcttctttgctgctacatccacgtccgtcatattcaccggtttgagtctcgtcca
Coding sequences within it:
- the sephs3 gene encoding selenide, water dikinase 3, whose translation is MSGSTPPPPSVEAAGTEGCFPPEYKPFKPEEHGLERGFRLTGFSDLKGUGCKVPQEALLKLLQGLEADRADGTGKAGDQASEFGQQLPAPRLGVGMDCCVIPLRHGGLSLVQTTDFFYPLVEDPYMMGRIACANVLSDLYAMGITECDNMLMLLSVSQKMNEKDRERVMPLIIRGFRDAAEEGGTSVTGGQTVINPWIIVGGVASVVCQPNEFIMPDGAVPGDVLVLTKPLGTQVAVNAHQWLDQPERWNKIKLVITKEEVKEAYQEAMFSMATLNRTAAGLMHKFQAHAATDVTGFGLLGHANNLAAQQRNEVAFVIHNLPILAKMAAISKACGNLFNLVQGTSAETSGGLLVCLPREQAAKFCSEMKSQSGNAGGQGPAGGAWIIGIVEKGDRRARIIDKPRIIEVPPRGSQAANQDNNSPAPSPNLS